GGATCCTTCTCCGGCCAAATGCCATTTTCCGATAAATGCGGTCGCATAGCCCTGCTTCTTTAACTCACGCGCATAGCTGGGCAAGTCCAACGGCAAGTGCTTTAGCGACGGCGCATCACGTGGTCCACCCTTCGGCCCCTTGCGCTCGTTGCCTGCCTTGCCTGGGATGTGCGTGGTCAGGCCGATTTGGCCGGGCGACATACCTGTGATACATGCCGCGCGTGTCGGCGAGCAAACGGTGGCTGCAGCGTAGGCCTGGTTGAAGACCATCCCCGTATCTGCGAGTCGCTCTAGATTCGGCGTATTGATCTTCGGCTGACTGCCATCAAAATCGACCCAACCTGGTCCGAGGTCGTCCACCATGATGAAGACGATGTTTGGCTTCTCCTGAGCCTGTTGAAGCGGTTGCTGTGCAGCATGCTGGGAGGTCGCGACGAGTGGGTTGCATGCGAGTCCGAGGCATACGAGTCCTTGTAAAATTTTCTTTGTTTTCAAAATAAAATGGGTTGTCCAGTAAAGTGACTGGCGACTGTGAGTGTCTTGGCTAGACCATTAAGCATACTAGAAGAAATGGCTCTCAGCCGTCTATCACTGATATAGGGTATATTCAGCAATAGAGCCGAGAATCAACGTCAAGGTATGATAGCTCTAAGGCCTAGTTCATTAGTTCCTCTTCGAGCTTTTCCAGAGCTTGATGTGATCCACATCGTTTTGGGAATCCTTACCTGCGACACTGGAGCCGCCGGTGACGTAGTCAGTCAATTGAGCGAGCATCTGTTCAGCCAGTTCAGGATGTGATTTGTAGATATTGTTTTGTTCACCTGGGTCAACCGAGAGGTCGTAGAGCTGAGCCTCCGGTGCCCCTTGTTTCTTCGCAGCGGCTTCGTTCGGAGCGGTCCACCCTCCAGAGCCATAACCAAGAATGAGCTTATACTTCGCCTCACGATATGCGAAATGCCCAGAAATACTGTGATTAATAATTCCTTTTCGAGTAAAGTCCGTAGGCTTACCAGTAAAGAGCGGCAGAATGCTCTCACTATCTTCACCCGCATTCTTAGGAATCTCCGCACCAAGGAGTTCAGCGCAAGTCCCCATTAAATCGATTTGGCAGGTAAGCTCATTCGAGACGCTGCCAGGCTGAATGACCTTAGGCCATTTGACAAAGAATGGCACACGGTGGCCTCCCTCCCAAATATCTGCCTTCGCACCACGGTATTGGGCGCTCGCGAAATGCCCCTGACTCTCCAAGTTCTTGAAATCAGCGCGCGGAGAGCAACCATTGTCACTAGTCATGATGAGAATGGTATTTTCAGAGAGTCCCTTGGCGTCGAGTGCCTTGACGACTTGACCGACGACGTCGTCGGTCTGCATGACAAAATCGCCGTATTTCCCGAGTCCACTTTTGCCCTGCCATTTTGAAGTCGGAACGATCGGTGTATGCGGAGAAGGTAGCGGCATGTAGATGAAGAAAGGCTTTGTGCTGTCATACTCAGTAATGAATGTGACGGCTTCTGCGGTTAGCTTATCTAACACATCGACCGCTTCAAAATCACCACTTGCAGGCCCATCTCGATGGAAGGCTTTGGCATGTGTGCCTTCGGCAATCCAGTTTCGGTCACGAATCCACACATAGGGAGGGAAATCAAGCGACGCTGAAATGCCATACCAAGAGTCAAAGCCGAGGTCCACCGGGCCACCTTCAATCGTGCCCTTCCAATCGATGTTGGATAATTCTTCAGGAGGAAAAGCACCCTTCCCCTTCTTCTGCTTCAGGCCGCCTTTGGCATTGGCTTTTTTGCCGTCGATCGTGGCGATACCGAGCCCCAAATGCCACTTGCCAATCATGGCAGTGGTATAGCCGTTTTCCTTCAGCAAGCTAGGCACTGTCATACGGTCGATTGCGATCATTGGCGGGCCATAGCCGTTGAGCACACTCGCTTGACGCGTGGTGCGCCAATTATAGCGCCCAGTCAGGATGCTGTAGCGCGTCGGCGTGCAGACAGACGAACTGGTATGTGCATCTGTGAAAGTCATGCCCTGCGCCGCCACTTGATCCATGTGGGGCGTAGGGATCTTCCCACGCTCCGGATTCAAACACTGCACATCGCCATAGCCCAGATCGTCAGCAAGAATGTAGACAATGTTCGGCCGTTCGACCGCGTGAGCGATTAGCCCTAAGCAAGCTGCAAGTGTGGGGATCAGGTAACGCTTCATGGATGAGAATTATTGAATTGGTTTCAGGATCATGGCATGGCCGCCGCCGACTGCCATATTGGCAGCGATCACATCGCCCCGTTTCACAGTTTGCTTTGTGATTTCGTAGACCTCTGGATTCGTCACGCCATGCGAATCGGGCGCATCTTTGTAGAGCGTCGCCTCGTAGCGCTTGCCCGCTTCGAGGAAGTCAAGCGACACGTCCAGCGTCCGCGCAGTTTGATCATTCACTGAGCCAACAAACCATGTATCACCACTACGACGGGCGACGGTAATGTATTCTGGAATCTTCGAATTCAAGACCAGAGACTCATCCCATGTCGAAGGCATCACCTTCAGATATTCGAACAAGTCAGGCTTCTTCAGATACTCCTCCGGTGCGTCAGGCAGTGTGATGAGTCCAGTGTAGACCACCAGGCAGCGCGCCACCTCACTCGTCACAGTTGAAATATAGGTATTCTTTTTTCTCGGTCCCTTTTGGCGCTCGCCGGCATTGATGCTGTTGATGCCGAAGTTACCATTGGCCATGTCGAGTGGTCCTACCAACGCATTGACCATCGTCATCTTGAGGAACGTTTCGGGCGTGAAGGCACGACGACTGTCCTGCTGCGCGTGGCAGTATTCACGTGTAATTAAGTTAGGCATCGTCCGTTCGACGCCAGCCATAGGCACTGGGCCGTCGTGGAAATTAATCACCATCTTGTGATCCGCTGCCGCTTCGATCGCACTTCGGGTGAAATCCGCCCTGCCGCCCATAAATCCATATTTCATGCCTGAGGCACCCAATGCCGAATAGTGGCTGAAGAGCATCTCATCTCCGAAATTCCCTTTTTTACGGTCGTAGTAGAGCTTGACCATGACGCCCTTCTCTTTCGCATAGGTCATCACTTTTTCAATATCAACCTCCGGTGAGACCACGATTTTGCCGTCTTTTGCACTCTTGAACCAGTGGTCATCGAGTGTGAAATATTCAATTCCCTGCTCAGAGCAGAAATCGATAAAACGCATGCAGCTGGCGGTATTAATTCCATAGGTGAAATCACCGGCTTGATACCCGTGCACACGCCAGTCCCAAAGACCCTTGCCTGGCTTGATCCAACTGGTGTCCGCCAATTTACAAGGAGCTGCTAGATTCAAGGCCACGGTATTCACTGTGAGGTCACCGATGGTCTCACCCACTAAGATCACACTCCAAGGAGTCAGTTGCCCCGCTCCAGTCGCTTTAGCCTTATTCGTAGAAACTAGCAATTGTTGCTGCTGATTATACTGCATCCTCGCTGCCGTAAATCCAACCGCTGAATAGATGTCGGATTCGAGCACTGCAACTGCTAGGCCATCCTTGCGATCTAGAACCAGCGGCACTCTGACCGCCTGGAGCGCATCGCTCTGTAACGGCCCCATGACGCCCGATTCTCCTTTCGGATAATAATATTCGCCCCCGTCTCCAATCAGACGATAGGTCGTATCAAAAGCCAGCGGCATCCCCTGTGATGCTTCGGGCAGGACGAAGCGAAAGCCGACACCCGTATCGAAGGCGCGGCACAGCAAAGTGACAGGCATATCGCCGGCCATTAGTTCAAGCGTCAGTTGATTGTGGTGGTCACGAATCGTGCTGAACTGCCCCCAGGTCGGCTCCCAAGTGGTGTCGCTCTCGCTCGATGATTGACTGACGAGCGTCATCTTAGCGTTCTTTATAATCGCTAAGGTCGATTCACCAACCACTGGCGCATCCGCTTTCGAGACGGAGTAAAACAGTGCCCCATCCCGAACATCTAAGGAAGCTGACAATTGACCGTCTGGGGAGTCTACCACGATAGGCGCGGCGCTCAAATTCGAAAGAGCCAATAGAAGGCTGCTCAACAAAATACCTGTTTGTTTTTTCATATGTATTTAACTAATAATAAAAGTGTGGATTGGGATCGTTCGACAATGATTCGATACTACTAAATTTCTGTGTGTGTGTCTATCGCGTGAATAAGGTATGTGAAAAGAATATGACGATTTATCAGCAGGAACCTTACGCTTCTTTGGTTTGAACACAAAGGCTGAATGCCATTACGAAAACTACGGTAACAATTCAACCGAGTAAAACTCCTTATCTTTTTCTGGATCAATGGTTAAAGGCTGAATCGTCTCGGTAAGCGTATCATCCGACTCAACTCCTGAAATCAAGCGAGTCCAATCCTCAAAAGGTGTCGATAGGTCATCGCTGGAGAGAATATCAAAGGACAGCCCCGGAGCCGATGGCCAAGCCAGATCCAGATTCCCAGTTCCCGTCGAAACGACCCGAGCTGCAAAGAATGAATTGGCGTCCAGAGGATCTAAGTTCAACCGCCTCTCGGTGTAGTCATCGGTCCGATCACCATCCGTGTCCCAATCGTCCGGATCGGTTTCACCCGCATCAATCAGACCATTCAAATTGGCATCTTCGCTATTATCACCAAGACCGTCCATATCAAGGTCGACAGCTGGCAGATTCGGCATCGAAAAAGGGTCATCAGAGCTATCCGAATCAAAGGTCGGCCACAGTTGCCCTTGGTCACCCCAAGTGCGCTCAAACTCCTGTGCCATCGAGCGTGCCATGGCCATCACTCGATCCGAGTGGTCGCCCGCCACATCGTTCGACTCCGTCGGATCCGTATCCAAATTGTAGAGCGTATAGCTATCCGTGGCAAAGAAGTAGATCAGCTTCCATTCCTCGTCGCGATAGATACTGAAATAATCGTTCCGGTGATCGATCGGTAGATACATCAGCATCTCTTGCGGGCGATGCGTGCCAGCGTGGCCTAGCAAGTATGGCGTCAAATCGTAGCCATCAAATACATGTGGAGCTTCCACTTCAGTGATATTGAGCACTGTGGGCAAGATATCCCAAACGACGACGAGGTCGTCCTCAACAGTCCCTTGAGGAATCGGGAACGCAGCTTGCACCGGATTCGTCGGATCGACCTTGGCCCACGCCACGATCATCGGCACGCGGATGCCGCCTTCCCACGAAGAGCCCTTCTTGCCGCGCAGAGGAAAATCACTAAACGGACTACCAGCGAAGTCATTATAGGTCGCCTGAGGCGCATCACTGCCATTGTCGCCCATGAAGATCACCAATGTTTCCTCAGCAACGCCGAGCGCATCTAATTGTTCCAGGATCGAACCAAGCGATTGATCCATACCTTCGAGCATGGATCCGAATTTACGCTGATTTGAATTACTGACTGAGACCTCAGACTCATCAGGCAGCACGATTTTCGTGTAATCAGCCGTCGCATTTGGATCATTTGTAAACGGCGAATGCACGCCATAGTGCGACATGTAGGCAAAGAATGGCAGCCCCGCTTCCAGTGAGTTGCCGATTTCACTATTCATCGCCGTCGTCAGTGCAGCGGTGAGAAAATCACCCGCAGCGGCATAACTGCTCATATTCGGCAGGCCTCCGTAGTTGGTGTAGTTTGAGCTGCCTGCTTGAGTGCCACCTAGGTTCACATCAAAACCAATGGCGGTAGGATATTTTGCAAAACCATTGGTTGAGCTAAAGTGCGCCTTGCCGGCATGGATCGTTCGATAGCCTGCCTCTCGAAGAATCCAGGGCATCATACTTTCCTTATCGCTTTCCAATAGTCCGGTGCGCTTCCAGTTATTTGGCGGATCGAGCAAGCTCGTCACGGGGCTGATCGTGGCCGGCTCAGTGCCACTCGGCGGCACCTGCGAGATCACACCATGACGCGTCGTATTAAACCCAGACATCAACGACACGCGCGTAGAACTACAAACTGGTGTCGCGTAGGCTTGCGTAAACTTCATCCCCTGAGAAGCCAAGGTCTCCATGTTGGGAGTGTGATTGTAGTAATTGAAATTATAATACTGCGCTACGCCTTCGTCGTAAACGAACGGCACCGAAGTATCGGTGATGCCCATGTCATCGACCAAGAAAATCAGGATATTAGGCACCGCAGGCATGAACTTAATAGTGGTCGACGCGTCGTCATTCAGCGCCCCATCACTAGCCGTCAAGGTATAAGTGGTCTCAACTGTCGGAGTGAGTTCTAGGGAAGTCGTCCCCGTCACATCAATCCCCCCAGGATCCAACGTGAGTGTCGTGGCATACGCGGTCTCCCAGCTAAGCACAACACTCTCCCCCAATAGCAAGAAGGGGCTATCAGCGGTGAAACTGATAACCTCGGGCACGGGTTCCCCCACCGCAACCTCGATACTTGCATCCACGATGCCTGCCCCATCACTCGCGATGAGCGTATATTCGGTTGTTGCCAGCGGCGAGACGACCCGCGAGGTCGTTCCCGTCACGTCGAGGCTGCCTGGGTTTAAAGTGAGACTCGTGGCCGAAACCGTCTGCCATGAAAGCGTCGTGGACTCACCCACAACGATGGACTCATCATCCGTGGTGAACGATACGATGTCCAAGGTTGAGATCGTCGGCTCCGGAATAATTTGAAAGCCACTGAGAGCCGCACGTCCGCCACCTCCGGGCGAAGTCAATTCCAGACTAAAACTTGCAGCACTTAAGTTTTCAAAGACCACATAATTCGAATAACCGTCGCCACCGTCCGCATCATAACTCCCGCTGAAAGTCGCATTATCTTCAGTCGATAAAGCGATCGAGCTCTCCCCCATCGGCGTCAGCGTAAAAGTGCTGGTGCGCGTGCTATTCGATGAGGTTTTATCTGAATCTGAATAAACAATCACGGTATACCCACCACTGGTGTAGTCAGTCCCGAGACCAGTGACATTTAAAATCGCGTCATCGTCTGGCTCGCCATCACCACTCGGCCCGTTCAGCGCTAAATATGAGTTAAACAGATCATCGTCATTTCCCGCTAAACCTAGCTCTACCTCAGATGCCGCAGCCCCCGCAGCATAGCCCGTAAACCACGTGCTGTCCGCGGAGGTCGATAGCGTGGCCACCGAGACATTTCCGGAAGCGTCTGATAAGTTCGTGGCCGCGAAAATCTGAGCGGAGTCATTCAAGCCCCCATCACCGATATCAATGTTATTCCATTGATCCGTCGCATAGGAGGCCAGCCCAGCCATCTCCCCCGAGGTCAAGACGTGCTCGGCCTGATTATTCGCATCATCGCCAACGTGAAAATTCACGCTGATCGTATCAGACGCTTGCACTGAGAGAAGCGCGAGAAACGTAATGGAAAATATAAAGTGTCTATTAAGAGGAAGCACGTGGAAAAATATTGGAAAAACAAAAGTCCGACACACTGAGTGCGCCGGACTTTGATGAAAAGATATCTGCTTAGTTCGCGGCCCGCAGGCTAACATTTAAAAATTGGCGGAATCCTTCAGGCTCACAAACTATATAATTTGTAGTTTGCGCTACAACTGCTTGTAGCTCCTCGTGTCTAGAGATCGCTCTAGTCTGCCTCTGGAATGAGCTCAACCGAGAAGAAGGCTTTGTCCGCATCGATCGCAATATCCTTAATCGTCTCTGTCAGATCCCCCGCACCGGCGTCAACCACATCGCCCCACGGTTCCCACTGCGAGAGCGGGCTCGATAAATCATCGCTCCTAAGGATGTTAAAAGTCAACCCCGACTGCGATGGCCATGCCAACCTCAAACTGGTCGAACTGAGCGCTGCAGCCTCCACCGTAAAGTGTGAATTCGCGTCCAAAGGATCTAAGCCTAGACGAATTTCAGAGTAGTCATCCGTGCGATCACCATCCGTGTCCGCATTATCCGCACTCGTTTCGCCCGTGCTCACCAAGCCGTTACCATCCGCATCTTCGAGCGCATCGACTAGACCATCTGCATCGCTGTCGACCTCGCCATAACCATTCACGGTGAAATCGATCAGGAAGGGATCATCATTCAAAGGTCGGTAGTCATCCCCAGCATCATTACTTGCTAACGACTCTCCAGTGTTCGGGTTGATTGCCAAAGTTGGCCAGAGCGCACCGTATTCCCCCCATCCATTATCCAAGGCAGCCGCCATTTCACGCGCCAGTTCCAGAACTAGTTCCGGACGCGTGTCGGCGAGGTTGTAGAATTCACTCCGATCCGCGGCGAGGTCGTAGAGTTCGAATTCGGCCCCTCCATTCTTGTAATAGAAGTAGATCAACTTGTAGTCATCTCGACGATAGGCGGTGAAAAAGCTGGAGTTCTGGGAGTTCGGTTGGTGGCGAAGCAATGTTTGCTTGCGGTGCGTTCCAGGTGTCGAAGTCAGATAAGGGCTCAGGTCGACTCCATCCATGTAAGGATGATCCACGCCAGCTACGGAGAGAATCGTTGTGGTAATATCGGGCGCCGAAACAATGTCGTGCTCCACGGTATTGGGAGTAATCGGCAGTTGTTGCTGGAATACGTTATCCGGGTCCGCCTTCGCCCAAGCCACGAAGAGTGGCACGTGGTAGCCGCCTTCGTAGCAGTTCGCTTTCTTCCCGCGGATCGGGTAGTCGCTGAAAGTCGCGCTCGCGATTTGCCCGCCACTGTTCAAGGCCGGGGAGTCGCTGCCGTTGTCTCCAAGGAGGATGATCAGTGTATTCTCTGCCACGCTAGGATCCATTGCTTCTAGGTGCGTTCTGAGTCGTCCCAGTGAGGTATCCACACCTTCCACCATCGTAGCGAACTTCTCATGTTTGGTGTTGGCAGCATCACTATAGTCCCCCGTGGCGTTCGGATTGGTGGTAAATGTCGCATGCACTGCGTAATAAGACATGTAAGCGAAAAACGGCACGCCATCGTCCACGGCATCATCAATAGCATCCGTCATGGCTTCTGTCAGCGCGTCGGTTAACCATACCCCGTTTCCGTGGTAGTCCTCAATATAGGGCACGGGGTTATCGTTACTCGAGAAATCAGGATTGCCGACGTAATTGCCAGGGGAACCTGCGCCACTCCCGCCCAGGTTAATATCAAATCCGATCTCACGTGGATCTTCAGTCGCATCGCCACGGGCTCCAAAGTGCCCCTTCCCTGCGTGAATCGATCGATAGCCTTGTGCGGACAGCAGTTTGGGTAAAGTGATGTCCGTCACTTCCATACCACGGTGACGCCAGCCGTTCGCGCTGCGGTGGGTGCTCACATTCGAACCGCTCGGCCTTTCGTAATTCCCGTATAGGCTGATGTGCACCGTCACCGCATGACGTGGCCCGTTGAAGCCAGTCATCAAAGAGGTGCGTGTCGGGCTACAGACAGGCAGCGCATAGGCCTGAGTGAACTTCATGCCGTCGTCCGCAAGTTGCTCCATATTGGGAGTCTGATAGAAATCGTTGAACGCGCGGCGCACGGGTTCGGCACCATCGGTATAGCTGTCGTAAGAGAAAGGCTCGGAGGTATCCATCACTCCCCAATCGTCGACCAAGCACAGCAGAATATTGGGGCGGGCGGGGCCGGCGACCACTTCCAGATCAGAGCTCACATGACCATCTTCATTTGTGGCAGTCAGCGTATAGGTGGTCGTGGTTGCGGGTGTAATCGCCCATGAGGTCACTCCAGTGACATCATGGCCACCAGGGTCCAGCGTCAAAGTGGTGGCGCCGGTGCTAGACCAGCTCAAGGTCGCGACTTCACCAGTCGCGACATAACCATCATCGATCGCAAAACTATTCACTTCAGGTAGAATCGGAACTTCGATGCCACCGGGAATGATTTGAAACCCACTGATCGCGCCACGGCCTCCATCGGGAGAGCTGATAGCGATCTCAAAGCTCGCCGCTGTCAAATTTGGAACGACGACATAGTTAGAGTGCTCCGTGCCATCATTAACACCGTCGCTCTCGATATAAGTGCCGTCGAAGACGTTGTAGCTGCTGTCACTGATGTCATCATCTTCCACGAATACAGTGATGGCCGAGCCACCCTCTGGCGTGATGACAAACTGACTGGTCCGAGCAGAGCTGCTGGAGCCCCTACGGTCAGAATCAGAGTAGAGTATTAAGGTGTAGCCGTCATCCGTATAGGCCGAGCCCAGCCCGCTGATGTTCAGCACGGCGGTATCATCGCTTCCCAGTCCGAGATACGAATTGAATAGGTTATCGTCATCAACTGAGAGGCCCAGTTCATTGGCAGTCGCGGCAGCGCTTGCTGCGTAACCGCCAAATCGAGAACTACTCTCGGATGGTGCGATCGTAGCGACGTTGCTGTTACCAGAAGCATCTGCCAACGCCGTCGAAGGGAAGATCGCGCCCGTGCTCATGCCGCCATCTCCGATATTGATATTGTTCCACTGATCTGTGGCAAAGGCAGACAGCCCAGCGATCTCTCCGGACGCCAACTCATGCTCGGCCTGATTATCCGCATCATTGCCCACATGAAAATTCACGCTGATCGAATTGATGGCCACTGCTGCTGGAATAATCTCGAAGCCATTCACCGCAGAACGCCCCCCACTGTCATTCCCGGTTAAAGTAAATCCCGTGCCAGTTAAGCCCTCAAGCACGACGGTGTTAACGCCATCCTCAAAAGTGCCACTGAACGTGCCTGCGTCTTGTATCGTCGAGCTATGATCCACAGTGCCGTCGTTAATGCTGTAGTCCATCTGCCGGATGCGATTCGAGTCACCATAAAGAATGACCGTATAGCCAGCAGCATACTCCGCTGGCAAATCGGCAACGATGATCGATTCAGTCCCAACCAGTCCGACCCATCCATCCATCATCACCCAATCCTGCGTGTTTGACTCCCACCCGTCACCGTTCGATGCCCAGACAAAACCGGCAGTGCTGGTAAACGTCGCGCTCGTCGCAGCTCCATTCACATCGACTAAGCTAGCGGTTGTGGTCGCTGGCGTGCCGACGAAATTATTCCACACCTCGATCGAAGTCACGACAACGCTTCCGCTGGGCTGCGAGCTCATGCCAGCGATCGAATCAGGATCGGCCTCCGTCTCGGGAGCGCCATGGAGGGCCACTTTGATTTGCCCGAAGACAGGATTAGCCAGCAGGCCGAGAACAACTAAGAAGGGGAAGTATTTTTTCATTTGGGGTAAAAATGTGGGTGTAACAATGCAGAAACAAAAAGCCCGACACGCTATCATTCGCGAGTCGGGCTTTGTAAAACGTATGCCCAATCAGGCGATTACTGCCGAATTAAGAATGGCGACGGCGCACCATCACAGCGGTAAGCGCAAATAGACCGCCAAGCAGCGCGAAGGTGCTAGGCTCTGGCACGATAGTGAGCACAACATCGCCCGATCCCAATGCATTCTGAGTCAAAGTCCAATCGACCCCTTCAGTGCCGAACCCGGTAACGGTGATATCAGCAACATCAAATGCGCCTGTCATGGTCGCTGCTTCAAATATAGTGATGTCGCCTGAGCCGCCAGTGTAGGCCGCCCCAAAAATATTCAGACTAGCCCCCGTAGAAATGTTCAAGCTACCCGTCGTATCGATCGCATCGATCCCCGTCGCGCCGAGCGTGAAGTTAAAAACCGAACTTGCGCGTGCCAAAATGTTCGATGTGGCACTCACTGTAGCAGAATTCCCTACGATCGAAAAAGTCGCCACGTCGCTACCTCCGCCGAGGGTTCCAGTGCCACCATCTCCACCAACATCAAAAGTATCAGCACTACCAATAGTCAGTGAACCTCCCGAGATGGTGTAAGCTGAATCACCACCGGCGGTGGCATTACCGCTCATATCCATGCCGCCGAGACTCACAGTGCCAGCAGTTTGGAAAACCGCAGACCCGTTCGCATCGTTACCTCGACCCAAATTGAGGTTAGATCCCACTGTTAAGTCGGTGCTAATTGTGAACTGGTGGCCACCTC
The window above is part of the Lentimonas sp. CC4 genome. Proteins encoded here:
- a CDS encoding PEP-CTERM sorting domain-containing protein (PEP-CTERM proteins occur, often in large numbers, in the proteomes of bacteria that also encode an exosortase, a predicted intramembrane cysteine proteinase. The presence of a PEP-CTERM domain at a protein's C-terminus predicts cleavage within the sorting domain, followed by covalent anchoring to some some component of the (usually Gram-negative) cell surface. Many PEP-CTERM proteins exhibit an unusual sequence composition that includes large numbers of potential glycosylation sites. Expression of one such protein has been shown restore the ability of a bacterium to form floc, a type of biofilm.) — protein: MKSTNYTRFAAVAISLLASSAVSQAVNRTWDYGASTTDWHTAINWNANVVPDSGNGFIMDGAGTGVTVLADAAGFASAANVRGGHQFTISTDLTVGSNLNLGRGNDANGSAVFQTAGTVSLGGMDMSGNATAGGDSAYTISGGSLTIGSADTFDVGGDGGTGTLGGGSDVATFSIVGNSATVSATSNILARASSVFNFTLGATGIDAIDTTGSLNISTGASLNIFGAAYTGGSGDITIFEAATMTGAFDVADITVTGFGTEGVDWTLTQNALGSGDVVLTIVPEPSTFALLGGLFALTAVMVRRRHS